The Manihot esculenta cultivar AM560-2 chromosome 1, M.esculenta_v8, whole genome shotgun sequence genome has a window encoding:
- the LOC122725138 gene encoding cell surface glycoprotein 1-like: protein MVRIKMKATDGPFMWKKLGLPKPIPFDSEAETWDTTPPATTSTDTPPATETATGRTDSPAVQTYHGQKRPRTQSPPPPPRSEPEPETTIATHPAGHEEGDATTDVPSNLPTDAPTSTPSDFTSNVPSAMPSDVPTDAPMDLPSDTPSDLPT from the exons ATGGTAAGAATTAAGATGAAGGCCACCGACGGAccgttcatgtggaagaaactagGGCTGCCGAAACCCATCCCCTTTGACAGTGAAGCTGAAACGTGGGACACCACTCCACCGGCCACCACCAGCACCGACACGCCACCGGCTACTGAAACAGCAACAGGACGCACCGACTCACCGGCCGTCCAGACATATCACGgccagaaacggccaagaactcAGTCGCCACCTCCACCGCCGAGATCAGAGCCAGAACCAGAAACCACCATTGCCACACATCCCGCAGGTCATGAGGAAGGCGATGCAACCACTGATGTGCCCAGCAATTTGCCCACTGATGCGCCCACTAGTACGCCCAGTGATTTCACCAGCAATGTGCCAAGCGCTATGCCCAGCGATGTGCCCACTGATGCGCCCATGGACTTGCCAAGTGATACACCTAGcgatctgccca cataa